One Sediminibacillus dalangtanensis genomic region harbors:
- a CDS encoding inositol monophosphatase family protein: MKREERQQLFDTAKQWVLEAGENIRTAIDEPLRIDTKSNANDLVTHMDQQTEKFFTEKIRREFPDHSILSEEGYGDNLDSDKGVIWIIDPIDGTMNFVHQKRNFAISIGIYQDGVGEIGLIYNVMDDVLYAARRGEGAYRNEKKLPQLKQELPLEEAILILNNFWTCPNHKIEETKMQSLVRKVRGTRSYGSAALELAYVAEGIADCYLTMKLAPWDIAGGMVLVNEVGGLTTKADGSPINILEQNTLLSCNGDIQEELVGEYIELK, from the coding sequence ATGAAACGAGAAGAAAGACAACAGCTATTTGATACGGCGAAACAGTGGGTTCTTGAGGCAGGAGAAAATATACGGACAGCGATAGATGAACCATTAAGGATAGATACGAAATCCAATGCAAATGATTTAGTAACACATATGGACCAACAGACGGAGAAGTTTTTTACGGAAAAAATCAGAAGGGAATTCCCTGACCATTCTATACTTAGCGAAGAAGGGTACGGAGATAATTTAGATAGTGATAAAGGGGTCATCTGGATAATCGATCCTATTGACGGAACGATGAATTTCGTCCACCAAAAACGAAACTTTGCCATTTCCATTGGAATTTACCAAGACGGGGTTGGGGAAATCGGATTGATTTACAATGTGATGGATGATGTACTTTATGCTGCCCGGCGAGGCGAAGGAGCATACCGGAATGAAAAAAAACTTCCACAGTTAAAGCAGGAGCTTCCATTAGAAGAAGCGATTTTAATTCTAAATAATTTTTGGACATGTCCGAATCATAAGATAGAAGAAACCAAAATGCAGTCTCTCGTTAGAAAAGTCAGAGGAACGAGATCGTATGGTTCCGCTGCATTAGAACTCGCCTATGTGGCCGAAGGGATAGCTGACTGCTACTTGACCATGAAGCTAGCACCGTGGGATATTGCCGGTGGAATGGTCTTAGTCAATGAAGTTGGCGGCTTGACAACGAAAGCTGATGGCAGTCCGATCAACATACTGGAACAAAACACCCTCTTATCCTGCAATGGCGATATCCAGGAGGAATTAGTAGGAGAATATATCGAGTTGAAATGA
- a CDS encoding YlaH-like family protein: MEETNEAIDIGNNLPIVDFLFNTAANGDLLIGFLLLYLTIGILLAICYKLGFARKLPLLKSLIVYIFLFIGAFIIAMLGLKLPMAECLVIIALVLGIYRFRLAQDRKRRNNQIENN, translated from the coding sequence GTGGAGGAAACAAATGAAGCAATCGATATAGGCAACAATTTGCCCATTGTCGACTTCCTGTTTAATACGGCGGCAAATGGCGACCTCCTGATTGGTTTTCTTTTGTTGTATTTGACGATTGGTATCCTGCTGGCAATTTGTTATAAATTGGGTTTTGCAAGAAAATTACCGCTGCTTAAATCTTTGATTGTCTATATCTTTTTATTTATCGGAGCTTTTATCATTGCAATGCTTGGTCTTAAACTTCCAATGGCAGAGTGTCTGGTCATTATAGCTCTGGTGCTTGGGATTTATCGTTTCCGGCTGGCTCAAGACCGAAAACGACGGAATAACCAAATTGAAAATAATTAA
- a CDS encoding YhcN/YlaJ family sporulation lipoprotein: protein MFTRFIFLCASVLSLGLVLMGCQQEESLPDQQNQDPTIQVENSDPGDGQQKNYTNQEIADHLASLAADVPNVNDASSVVAGPYAVVGIDVDKDLDRSRVSTIKYSVAEALHHDPYGKTAIVIADADGMERIRHMADKIQQGHPVQGFVDELSAVVGRYMPEIPINDDQPEEPDQNKEVIPENEQQELDDIENDQSNQQKNQ from the coding sequence ATGTTTACCCGGTTTATTTTCCTATGTGCAAGTGTTTTGTCGCTGGGACTGGTATTGATGGGCTGTCAACAGGAGGAAAGCTTGCCTGATCAACAGAACCAGGATCCGACCATTCAAGTGGAAAACTCTGACCCCGGAGACGGACAGCAAAAAAATTACACGAATCAAGAAATAGCCGATCACTTGGCAAGCTTGGCTGCTGATGTACCAAACGTAAATGATGCTTCCTCAGTAGTAGCTGGCCCCTATGCAGTAGTCGGAATAGATGTAGACAAGGATTTAGATCGTTCGCGTGTTAGTACCATTAAATACTCCGTGGCGGAAGCGCTCCATCATGATCCATACGGGAAAACAGCAATTGTCATAGCAGATGCTGATGGAATGGAACGAATCAGGCACATGGCTGACAAAATTCAACAGGGCCATCCTGTCCAAGGTTTTGTCGATGAACTCTCCGCAGTAGTCGGTAGATATATGCCGGAAATCCCCATCAATGATGATCAGCCTGAAGAACCTGATCAAAATAAAGAAGTAATACCAGAAAATGAGCAGCAGGAATTAGATGATATCGAGAATGATCAGTCCAATCAACAAAAAAATCAGTAA
- a CDS encoding DUF5325 family protein — protein sequence MKKIQLPMLLLAVLVIASFVAAGVAIGFRNYLWMVLFILAGFLLMGFGLARKRRRQSFS from the coding sequence ATGAAAAAGATTCAGTTACCGATGCTGCTGTTGGCTGTTTTAGTTATAGCAAGTTTCGTAGCAGCAGGGGTTGCAATTGGGTTCCGAAACTATTTGTGGATGGTTTTGTTTATTCTGGCAGGCTTTCTGTTGATGGGATTCGGACTGGCGAGAAAACGGAGAAGGCAGTCGTTTTCCTGA
- a CDS encoding YlaN family protein: MIPEVAVSNRDKAYALLEADANKILKLIKVQMDNLTMPQCPLYEEVLDTQMFGLSREIDFAVRLNLVSEEDGKALLENLERQLNVLHEAAQKS, from the coding sequence GTGATACCTGAAGTGGCTGTTAGCAATCGTGATAAAGCCTATGCCCTTCTAGAGGCTGATGCAAATAAAATATTGAAATTGATTAAAGTACAAATGGATAACCTGACGATGCCTCAGTGTCCTTTATATGAAGAGGTTTTAGATACGCAAATGTTTGGTTTGTCGCGTGAAATTGATTTTGCAGTCCGGTTGAACCTGGTCAGCGAGGAAGACGGCAAAGCATTGCTGGAAAATCTCGAAAGACAATTGAACGTGTTGCATGAAGCAGCTCAAAAATCGTAG
- a CDS encoding YlaI family protein has product MKVKCVLCDIIENIDSNCLQAKRLRNRRIHMYICKTCYDRVEKNTNKRHATGNFKLYKEKKKKNSLI; this is encoded by the coding sequence ATGAAAGTAAAATGTGTCTTATGTGACATTATTGAAAATATAGACAGCAACTGTTTGCAGGCAAAAAGGTTACGCAACCGCCGAATTCATATGTATATTTGTAAAACTTGCTACGACAGAGTGGAAAAGAACACGAATAAGCGACATGCCACGGGAAATTTTAAGTTATACAAAGAAAAGAAAAAAAAGAACAGCCTGATATGA